A genomic stretch from Deltaproteobacteria bacterium includes:
- the gcvH gene encoding glycine cleavage system protein GcvH translates to MNFPEDLKYSKEHEWVRINGNMATIGITDYAQDQLGEVVFVELPAEGEELQKNDTFGVVESVKSVSDVFSPLSGKVIEVNDPLSDTPETVNEDPYGEGWLVKVEVTNPKELGTLMSAEHYQAFIKEES, encoded by the coding sequence ATGAACTTTCCGGAAGATCTCAAATACTCCAAAGAGCATGAATGGGTCCGGATCAATGGCAATATGGCGACGATCGGTATAACCGACTATGCCCAAGACCAGTTAGGAGAAGTTGTCTTTGTAGAACTTCCGGCCGAAGGGGAGGAGCTACAGAAAAATGACACCTTTGGTGTGGTAGAGTCGGTTAAATCGGTAAGCGATGTTTTTTCGCCACTCTCTGGAAAGGTTATTGAGGTCAACGATCCACTCTCCGACACCCCTGAAACGGTCAATGAAGATCCCTATGGCGAGGGGTGGCTCGTCAAGGTCGAGGTGACCAACCCCAAAGAACTCGGGACTCTTATGAGTGCCGAACATTACCAAGCGTTCATTAAAGAAGAGTCTTAG
- the gcvT gene encoding glycine cleavage system aminomethyltransferase GcvT, whose protein sequence is MTEQTPLHSLHKKLGAKMVDFAGWEMPVQYSGIKEEHLVVRKKAGLFDVSHMGEIEIYGQGALTLVQRLTCNDASRLESGRSQYSALLTEQGTFVDDIMVYRRAEDHFLLCVNASNTLKDFEWILSHRQPDVTIENRSNAWGLIALQGPLARQILSSSLKKTFFEETKLYGASVLLSATGYTGEDGFEIFCPASDAEKIWTEILERGKPLGLLPCGLGARDTLRLEAAYPLYGHEIDDKTTPWEAGLDWIVKMQKGDFIGRTALKEPRNDKKPVGLKMIESGIPRQGYPVLLEDQEVGRITSGTFSPLLEIGIALASVTCCLTKEELVGKRVRITIREKSRTAEIVRLPLHKQGVK, encoded by the coding sequence ATGACGGAACAGACCCCACTTCATTCCCTGCACAAAAAACTCGGCGCCAAAATGGTCGATTTCGCCGGTTGGGAGATGCCGGTGCAGTACTCCGGCATCAAGGAGGAACACCTGGTGGTTCGAAAAAAAGCGGGGTTGTTCGACGTCAGCCACATGGGGGAGATTGAAATCTATGGCCAGGGGGCACTGACACTGGTTCAAAGACTCACCTGCAACGACGCCTCGCGACTCGAATCCGGACGTTCCCAGTATTCGGCCCTCCTGACAGAGCAGGGAACCTTTGTCGATGACATCATGGTTTACCGACGTGCGGAGGATCATTTTCTCCTCTGCGTCAATGCCTCAAACACGCTAAAAGACTTTGAATGGATTCTGTCCCACAGGCAACCCGATGTCACAATCGAAAACCGGAGTAACGCTTGGGGATTGATCGCCCTGCAAGGACCACTCGCTCGTCAGATCCTCTCTTCCTCACTCAAAAAAACATTTTTTGAGGAGACAAAACTTTACGGTGCTTCCGTCCTTCTCTCCGCCACCGGATATACCGGCGAGGACGGGTTCGAAATCTTCTGTCCCGCCAGTGATGCGGAAAAAATCTGGACCGAAATTCTCGAGCGCGGAAAACCTTTGGGACTCCTTCCCTGCGGACTCGGTGCAAGGGATACCCTGAGGCTGGAGGCGGCCTATCCCCTCTACGGTCATGAGATTGATGACAAAACAACTCCGTGGGAGGCAGGGCTCGACTGGATTGTCAAAATGCAAAAAGGAGACTTCATCGGCCGGACCGCCTTGAAAGAGCCCCGTAATGACAAAAAACCGGTCGGCCTCAAGATGATCGAGAGCGGGATTCCACGACAGGGCTACCCGGTTCTGCTGGAGGATCAAGAGGTCGGTCGGATCACGAGTGGAACTTTTTCGCCACTTCTGGAAATTGGAATCGCCCTGGCCTCTGTGACTTGTTGCTTGACAAAGGAGGAATTAGTCGGAAAAAGAGTGCGGATCACTATCCGAGAGAAGAGCCGAACAGCAGAAATTGTTCGTCTCCCCCTTCATAAACAAGGGGTGAAATAA
- the metF gene encoding methylenetetrahydrofolate reductase [NAD(P)H], with product MNFHDFYQKGRIAYSFEIFPPKEEGLPALFEALQTLRTLQPAFISVTYGAMGSTRNLTRDLAVRIHRELGIETAFHFTCVGSDRDSIRDYVEQLKREGLRLVVALRGDPPTGSGSFVKPENGFSYANELVTYLKEIGGFSIAVAGYPEGHIESPDKETDLKNLARKVAAGADIVITQLFFDNADYFDFVARARQIGIKVPIIPGIMPILSLKQIEKITRMCGARIPRELYKDLAQSESDPDKVREVGIQHAIRQCRDLIQKKVPGIHFYTLNKADSVRRVIERLV from the coding sequence ATGAATTTTCATGATTTCTACCAGAAAGGCCGAATCGCCTATTCCTTTGAGATCTTCCCGCCAAAGGAGGAAGGGCTCCCGGCCCTTTTTGAGGCCCTCCAGACACTCCGTACCCTCCAGCCTGCCTTTATTTCGGTCACTTATGGGGCCATGGGTTCGACACGCAACCTGACGCGCGATCTTGCCGTCCGGATCCACCGGGAACTCGGCATTGAAACAGCATTCCACTTCACCTGTGTTGGCTCTGACCGGGATTCTATTCGTGATTACGTCGAGCAATTGAAGAGAGAGGGTCTACGTCTTGTTGTTGCACTCCGGGGGGATCCCCCGACCGGAAGCGGTTCTTTTGTCAAACCCGAGAACGGCTTTTCCTATGCCAACGAACTCGTCACTTATCTTAAGGAGATCGGGGGATTCAGTATCGCCGTGGCCGGCTACCCGGAGGGACATATCGAGTCTCCCGACAAGGAGACCGACCTCAAAAACCTCGCCAGAAAAGTGGCGGCAGGGGCCGATATCGTCATTACCCAACTTTTCTTTGATAATGCCGATTACTTCGACTTTGTTGCCAGGGCCCGCCAGATCGGCATCAAGGTCCCGATCATCCCGGGGATCATGCCAATCTTAAGTTTGAAACAGATCGAGAAAATTACCCGCATGTGCGGCGCCAGGATTCCACGCGAGCTCTATAAGGATCTCGCACAAAGTGAGTCCGATCCGGACAAGGTCCGGGAGGTCGGCATTCAACACGCCATTCGACAGTGTCGTGACCTGATTCAAAAAAAAGTGCCCGGAATCCATTTTTACACCTTAAATAAAGCCGACTCCGTCCGACGCGTGATAGAAAGGCTTGTATGA
- the folD gene encoding bifunctional methylenetetrahydrofolate dehydrogenase/methenyltetrahydrofolate cyclohydrolase FolD, with protein sequence MPAKIIDGKKIAEQIREEIAHEVSLLKKRSGIVPGLAAILIGDNEASGIYVRNKKIACKKAGMVAEQYLLPAASTEREVLLLIEKLNHNPGIHGILVQLPLPKQIDERKILEAVLPEKDIDGFHPFNMGKLLAGCPTVLPCTPFGVIRMLEAIDCKIEGKEAVVVGRSNIVGKPVSLLLMQRNATVTVCHTRTANLAEKVGRADILIAAAGRPEMVKGDWIKKGAVVIDVGINRLADGRLVGDVEFGEAQKRAGWITPVPGGVGPMTIAMLLWNTLQSAKRTLPA encoded by the coding sequence GTGCCTGCCAAAATCATCGACGGGAAAAAAATCGCTGAGCAGATTCGGGAGGAGATCGCCCACGAAGTCTCTCTCCTGAAAAAACGGTCTGGCATTGTTCCAGGCCTTGCTGCCATCTTGATTGGCGACAATGAGGCGTCCGGGATCTACGTTCGTAACAAGAAGATCGCCTGTAAAAAGGCAGGGATGGTTGCCGAGCAATATCTCTTGCCAGCCGCCTCCACGGAAAGAGAGGTTCTTCTCCTGATCGAAAAACTAAATCATAACCCGGGAATTCATGGTATCCTCGTCCAGCTCCCTCTCCCAAAACAGATCGACGAGCGAAAAATTCTTGAGGCGGTTCTGCCGGAAAAGGATATCGATGGTTTTCACCCGTTCAATATGGGGAAGCTCCTCGCCGGTTGTCCCACCGTTCTTCCCTGTACCCCCTTTGGAGTGATCCGGATGTTGGAGGCGATTGACTGCAAGATTGAGGGGAAAGAGGCGGTCGTCGTCGGCCGATCCAACATTGTCGGAAAACCGGTCTCCCTCCTTCTGATGCAGAGAAACGCCACGGTCACGGTTTGTCATACCCGAACTGCCAATCTTGCGGAAAAAGTCGGCCGAGCCGATATCCTCATCGCAGCCGCAGGCCGGCCTGAGATGGTTAAAGGAGACTGGATCAAAAAAGGAGCTGTCGTGATCGATGTCGGTATCAATCGTCTCGCCGATGGCAGACTGGTTGGTGATGTCGAATTTGGAGAGGCCCAAAAGAGGGCTGGCTGGATCACCCCCGTACCCGGAGGCGTCGGCCCCATGACGATTGCAATGCTGCTCTGGAACACGCTGCAATCTGCCAAGAGGACCCTTCCGGCATGA
- a CDS encoding diguanylate cyclase, with amino-acid sequence MDEPRDETVVTPIPEVDKREKQAYIVFLSGPLVGKIHLLTDGKVELGRSQETDIPVNDLGISRVHLRIEYKNGRATIKDLGSTNGTYLNGRRVAEAELQDGDKIQVSSSTIIKFAHQDKIENIFHTELYKMAVVDALTGAYNKRYFEERLNEEFSYCLRNNVPLSLMMIDIDHFKQVNDSYGHPAGDFILGRVAALAKSIIRNEDIFARYGGEEFVAILKGTDAAGARVLAERLRKLIEESLFQFEENSIQITISIGLSSLLGKNHASHEEMVRIADQCLYQSKNAGRNRVSG; translated from the coding sequence ATGGATGAACCACGCGACGAAACAGTCGTCACACCTATTCCGGAAGTCGACAAGAGGGAGAAGCAGGCCTATATTGTTTTTCTGTCAGGCCCCCTCGTCGGCAAGATCCATCTCTTGACCGATGGGAAGGTTGAGCTCGGTCGATCGCAAGAGACCGATATCCCGGTCAATGACCTCGGCATCTCACGCGTCCATCTGCGCATTGAATACAAAAATGGCCGGGCGACCATTAAAGATCTGGGCAGCACCAATGGAACCTATCTGAATGGCCGCCGGGTTGCGGAGGCGGAACTGCAGGACGGAGACAAGATACAGGTCTCCTCATCCACGATCATCAAATTCGCCCATCAGGACAAGATAGAAAATATCTTTCATACGGAACTGTACAAGATGGCGGTTGTCGATGCGCTGACCGGCGCTTACAACAAGAGATATTTTGAGGAGAGGCTCAATGAGGAGTTCAGCTACTGTCTCAGAAACAACGTCCCCCTCTCCCTCATGATGATCGATATCGATCATTTCAAACAGGTCAATGACAGCTATGGTCACCCCGCCGGTGATTTCATCCTGGGACGGGTCGCTGCACTCGCAAAATCGATCATCCGGAACGAAGATATCTTCGCCCGCTATGGCGGTGAAGAGTTCGTTGCGATCCTCAAGGGGACGGATGCCGCCGGTGCCCGTGTACTGGCCGAACGGCTCCGGAAACTTATTGAAGAGTCTCTCTTTCAGTTTGAGGAAAACAGTATCCAGATCACGATCAGCATAGGTCTCTCATCCCTCCTTGGAAAAAATCATGCGAGTCATGAAGAGATGGTCCGGATCGCCGATCAATGCCTTTACCAATCCAAGAATGCCGGCCGGAACCGGGTCAGTGGGTAG
- a CDS encoding serine/threonine protein kinase — MSDLPTNEFGQYQLLEKIAQGGMAEIFRGRALDSQGIEKPVVIKRILPQIAASPEFVEMLVDEAKIAVMLSHGNIAQVYDLGKVADDYFIVMEYVPGKTLSQIMKRLKTLNKKIPVSHAVWLCSEVANGLDYMHRKTDLEGNPLHIVHRDISPQNIILSTSGTVKIIDFGIAKAKTKVSTTDSGILKGKFAYMSPEHAEGERLDYRADIFSLGIILFELLTGERLFKGKNNKETIHNVKKGHVPLPSSRRKKISRSLDQIVLRALAKDRTKRFQTAEEFQRELTKYLVTQHPDFSPRELVSYLGELFPDVTPLIKEKLQQSTTETQKDLPSVEKSDTHEETAHASPDLIEQRLIDQEVYTESREEKTAISKVPKKPFQFPPIKKYFRQASWFTSIVVLFFLSIEFFPPAFHEIRSLMNQFLLSWDVSKRKTIAKTPPPPEQKPPPSPEITSGSLSISSEPLGAVIFLDDQKTESATPGILSLPAGKVYKIGLHADRYLFWEGTIQVDPGKTVSLSVPLKLNYGDLEVNTLPSGANLFLNGEFVGQTPFLRKQVAPETVYEIRLSMPGYEEWNRPIRIFGGKKEVVNVGLKKLPKSKALR; from the coding sequence ATGAGCGACCTGCCAACCAACGAATTCGGCCAATACCAACTCCTTGAGAAGATCGCGCAAGGGGGAATGGCGGAGATCTTCCGCGGCCGGGCCCTTGACTCCCAAGGCATTGAAAAGCCGGTCGTCATCAAGAGGATCTTGCCCCAAATCGCTGCTTCACCTGAGTTTGTTGAGATGCTGGTGGATGAGGCGAAGATTGCTGTCATGCTCTCCCACGGCAACATCGCACAGGTCTATGATCTTGGAAAAGTGGCTGATGACTACTTCATCGTCATGGAATACGTCCCCGGCAAGACCCTCTCCCAGATCATGAAGAGGCTCAAGACACTCAACAAAAAGATCCCGGTCTCCCATGCCGTCTGGCTCTGCTCCGAGGTGGCGAATGGACTTGATTACATGCACCGCAAGACGGATCTGGAGGGAAACCCGCTCCACATCGTCCACCGTGACATTAGCCCCCAGAATATCATCCTCTCCACCTCCGGCACCGTGAAGATCATCGATTTCGGCATTGCCAAGGCAAAGACCAAGGTCTCCACCACTGATTCCGGAATTTTGAAGGGCAAGTTTGCCTACATGTCACCGGAGCATGCGGAAGGGGAACGACTGGACTACCGAGCTGACATTTTTTCGTTAGGAATCATCCTTTTTGAGCTGTTGACCGGCGAGCGACTTTTCAAGGGAAAAAACAACAAGGAGACGATTCATAATGTTAAAAAAGGTCATGTCCCCCTTCCCTCCTCCCGCCGGAAGAAGATTTCACGAAGCCTCGACCAGATTGTTCTCAGGGCACTCGCCAAGGATCGGACGAAGAGATTTCAGACCGCGGAGGAATTTCAAAGAGAACTAACCAAATACCTTGTAACACAGCATCCCGATTTTTCGCCCCGTGAGCTGGTCTCCTATTTGGGAGAACTCTTTCCTGATGTGACTCCACTCATTAAAGAAAAACTTCAACAATCGACAACGGAAACCCAGAAGGACCTCCCCTCCGTTGAAAAGTCCGATACACACGAGGAGACCGCCCATGCCTCTCCCGACCTCATAGAGCAGCGTCTCATCGACCAGGAGGTTTACACGGAATCACGCGAGGAAAAAACTGCGATTTCAAAGGTTCCCAAAAAACCGTTTCAATTTCCACCCATTAAAAAATATTTCCGACAGGCCTCTTGGTTCACCTCGATTGTTGTTCTCTTTTTCTTAAGCATCGAATTCTTCCCCCCTGCCTTTCACGAGATCCGATCCCTGATGAATCAGTTTCTCCTCTCCTGGGACGTCTCAAAGAGGAAGACGATCGCCAAAACGCCTCCTCCTCCCGAACAGAAACCTCCTCCCTCGCCGGAAATAACCTCCGGGAGTCTCTCCATCAGCTCCGAACCTCTGGGGGCCGTCATCTTTCTCGACGATCAAAAAACAGAGTCCGCTACACCTGGAATTCTCTCACTCCCGGCGGGGAAGGTTTACAAGATCGGTCTTCATGCCGATCGTTACCTTTTCTGGGAGGGGACCATTCAGGTCGATCCCGGTAAAACCGTCTCGCTTTCGGTACCACTCAAACTGAATTACGGCGACCTGGAGGTGAATACACTTCCCTCCGGAGCGAATCTGTTCTTGAACGGGGAGTTTGTCGGACAGACCCCCTTTCTGCGTAAACAGGTTGCCCCCGAAACAGTTTATGAGATCCGTCTCTCGATGCCCGGCTATGAAGAGTGGAACCGTCCCATCAGGATCTTCGGTGGAAAGAAAGAGGTTGTGAATGTCGGCTTAAAGAAGCTTCCCAAATCAAAGGCTTTACGATAA
- the sctU gene encoding type III secretion system export apparatus subunit SctU, producing the protein MAESSSQEKTEQPTPKRLRDARKKGQVYKSRDMETVMVMIAAFATLALSLPYVSAELKTLMENSFKAIGQSDFEPNLIADLGRASLITLIKVSAPLLATVFLVAALIGFLQVGPVFSVEPLKPQTKRLNMVENLKNLLKPKILFELAKNIFKVVVVFAIAYFVLKSLLEPFLMTVTVPLGGSARFAGLILIRFLVRFFIFFIIIAIIDLMMQRREFIKNLRMTKEEVKREYKEDEGDPLIRSQRRQIHMEMAMGDTRQAVRQADVVVTNPTHLAIVIKYNREEMVAPQIVAKGQRLFAEQIRAYAEEFGIPVVRNIPLAWSLIELEIGDEIPEKLYLAVAEILTFVYRLKEQKQDRPKTT; encoded by the coding sequence ATGGCTGAATCAAGCTCCCAGGAAAAGACCGAACAACCGACCCCCAAACGGCTCCGTGACGCCCGTAAAAAGGGGCAGGTCTATAAAAGCCGGGATATGGAGACGGTCATGGTGATGATAGCCGCCTTTGCTACCCTCGCCCTGAGCCTGCCCTACGTTTCGGCCGAGCTGAAGACGTTGATGGAGAACAGCTTCAAGGCGATTGGACAGAGCGATTTTGAACCGAATCTCATAGCGGATCTTGGACGCGCTTCTCTTATCACCCTGATCAAGGTCTCCGCCCCGTTGCTGGCGACCGTCTTTTTAGTGGCGGCCCTGATCGGATTTCTTCAGGTGGGGCCTGTTTTTTCGGTTGAACCGCTCAAGCCCCAGACGAAACGGCTCAATATGGTTGAAAATCTCAAGAATCTCCTTAAGCCAAAGATCCTGTTTGAGCTGGCCAAAAATATTTTCAAGGTTGTTGTCGTTTTTGCCATTGCCTATTTTGTTTTGAAATCGCTGCTTGAACCTTTTCTCATGACTGTGACTGTTCCCCTGGGAGGTTCAGCCCGGTTTGCGGGACTGATACTGATTCGCTTTCTGGTGAGATTTTTCATCTTCTTCATCATTATTGCGATTATCGATTTGATGATGCAGCGGCGCGAATTCATCAAGAACCTCCGGATGACGAAAGAAGAGGTGAAAAGGGAATATAAGGAGGATGAGGGGGACCCCCTCATTCGATCGCAGCGTCGCCAGATCCATATGGAGATGGCGATGGGGGATACCCGCCAGGCGGTCCGCCAGGCGGACGTTGTTGTGACAAACCCGACCCATCTTGCGATCGTTATCAAATACAATCGTGAGGAGATGGTTGCCCCCCAGATCGTTGCCAAGGGGCAGAGACTTTTTGCCGAGCAGATCCGCGCCTATGCAGAGGAGTTTGGGATACCGGTCGTCCGGAACATTCCACTTGCCTGGTCGCTGATCGAACTTGAGATCGGCGATGAAATCCCCGAAAAACTATATCTGGCCGTGGCCGAGATCCTGACCTTTGTTTACCGGCTCAAGGAACAGAAGCAAGACCGGCCGAAGACGACTTGA
- the rpsB gene encoding 30S ribosomal protein S2, whose translation MAVKEMLEAGVHFGHQTSQWNPAMKPYIFGARNGVHIIDLQKTDKLFAEARQFMSRVVSEGGNLLIVGTKRQAQAVVEDEAKRAQMFYVNRRWLGGTLTNFRTIKASIDRLKDLEKKRDEGSFEKLTKKERLGIEREIQDLSRSLGGIKEMTRLPAALFLIDATKEHIALSEANRLGIPVVAVADTDCNPVGVDYLIPGNDDAIKSIRYFCKEVADACLEGLAERDLVLSRKVRGGETDVETLPRERLMEGKGRAYVSKPDAYEKTVDGEYSQKDAYEEVTNKEGESS comes from the coding sequence ATGGCTGTAAAAGAAATGCTGGAGGCGGGGGTTCATTTTGGGCACCAGACGAGCCAGTGGAACCCTGCGATGAAACCGTATATTTTCGGGGCGCGCAATGGGGTTCATATTATTGATCTCCAAAAGACCGATAAGCTTTTTGCCGAGGCCCGCCAGTTTATGTCTCGTGTTGTTTCCGAGGGTGGGAACCTTCTCATTGTAGGGACCAAGAGGCAGGCCCAGGCGGTTGTTGAGGATGAGGCAAAAAGGGCCCAGATGTTTTATGTCAACCGACGCTGGTTGGGTGGAACCCTTACAAATTTCAGGACGATCAAGGCCTCCATCGACCGACTGAAGGACCTTGAGAAGAAGAGGGACGAGGGATCGTTTGAAAAATTAACGAAGAAGGAACGTCTCGGGATTGAGCGGGAGATCCAGGACTTAAGCCGGTCTTTAGGCGGGATCAAGGAGATGACCCGTCTGCCGGCGGCCCTTTTTCTCATTGATGCGACGAAGGAACATATTGCTCTCAGTGAGGCGAATCGTCTCGGGATTCCCGTCGTTGCCGTAGCAGATACCGACTGCAATCCGGTGGGGGTCGATTACCTCATTCCCGGGAATGATGATGCGATCAAGTCGATTCGCTATTTCTGCAAGGAGGTAGCGGACGCCTGTCTGGAAGGGTTGGCGGAGAGAGATCTTGTCTTAAGTCGGAAGGTGAGAGGGGGAGAAACTGATGTGGAGACATTACCTCGTGAGCGCCTCATGGAAGGGAAGGGGCGTGCCTATGTCTCCAAACCGGATGCCTATGAGAAGACGGTTGATGGGGAGTACAGCCAGAAAGATGCTTATGAAGAGGTGACGAACAAGGAAGGGGAGTCTTCATGA
- a CDS encoding elongation factor Ts, with product MMVSADLVRELREKSGAGIMDCKKALSETRGNLADAIDYLRKAGVVKAAKKTGRAASEGLIGEKVSSDQKMAVLVEVNCETDFVARTDQFQNFVRQVVDVILESHPSDQGSLLKQRIREGSLEEGLKMMISQLGENMAIRRFFLMKAESGERIGHYLHAGSKIGALVRIRSTKIGEEVSRELAMHLAAMHPLYLDRQSVPEEVLQKEKEILKTSPELAKKPSELVGKIIEGKLVRYFSENCFLEQPFIKDTTGKRTVAGYLKEKDSEARVLEIARFQVGEGV from the coding sequence ATGATGGTGAGTGCTGATCTGGTACGGGAGCTTCGGGAGAAGTCCGGCGCAGGGATCATGGACTGTAAAAAGGCCCTTTCCGAGACGAGGGGGAATTTGGCCGATGCGATCGATTATTTAAGGAAGGCAGGAGTGGTGAAGGCGGCCAAAAAAACAGGCCGTGCCGCTTCCGAGGGGCTCATTGGTGAAAAGGTTTCTTCGGACCAGAAAATGGCGGTTCTTGTCGAGGTGAATTGTGAGACCGATTTTGTCGCCCGCACGGATCAATTTCAAAATTTTGTCCGTCAAGTCGTTGATGTCATTCTGGAGAGTCATCCCTCCGACCAGGGTTCGCTTTTAAAGCAACGGATTCGCGAGGGGAGCCTGGAAGAAGGGTTGAAGATGATGATCAGCCAGCTGGGCGAGAATATGGCGATCCGGCGATTTTTTCTTATGAAGGCAGAATCGGGGGAAAGGATTGGCCATTATTTGCACGCGGGTTCCAAGATAGGTGCGTTGGTCAGGATTCGCAGCACCAAGATTGGTGAGGAGGTCTCCCGTGAGCTGGCGATGCATCTGGCGGCGATGCATCCATTGTATCTGGATCGCCAGTCGGTTCCTGAGGAGGTGTTGCAAAAAGAGAAGGAGATTTTAAAGACCTCTCCTGAGCTTGCGAAAAAGCCCTCCGAACTTGTCGGAAAAATCATTGAGGGAAAGTTGGTACGCTATTTCAGTGAAAACTGTTTTCTGGAACAGCCATTTATCAAAGATACGACCGGTAAACGGACGGTGGCGGGTTACTTAAAGGAAAAGGATTCTGAGGCCCGGGTCCTTGAGATCGCGCGTTTTCAGGTAGGTGAGGGCGTTTAA
- a CDS encoding UMP kinase, translated as MVDRSNPGKKVTAGAAYRRILLKLSGEAMAGPNGYGIDPAKVRGLVRELTDIHRLKSQIAIVMGGGNIFRGKNAPWMDRATADYSGMLATVINAMALQDALEKEGVFTRVLSAIEMQQLAEPYIRRRAMRHMEKGRIVIFAGGTGNPYFSTDTAAALRAMEIHADVILKGTKVDGVYSDDPVRNKNAKFYPKLRYLDVLKKKLGVMDSTAISLCMDNHLPIVVFNLFQKGNLRRVVQGEKIGTLVGS; from the coding sequence ATGGTGGATCGCTCTAATCCAGGGAAGAAGGTAACGGCCGGTGCCGCCTATCGGCGTATCTTGCTCAAACTTTCCGGAGAGGCGATGGCCGGTCCAAACGGCTATGGAATTGATCCTGCCAAGGTAAGGGGCCTGGTTCGTGAACTGACAGATATCCACCGTCTCAAGAGTCAAATCGCTATTGTGATGGGGGGGGGTAATATTTTCCGTGGGAAAAACGCCCCTTGGATGGATCGGGCGACGGCTGATTACAGTGGTATGCTTGCGACGGTCATCAATGCGATGGCGCTTCAGGATGCCCTTGAAAAAGAGGGGGTCTTTACGCGTGTCCTCTCGGCCATTGAGATGCAACAGTTGGCAGAGCCGTATATCCGCCGGCGTGCGATGCGTCACATGGAAAAGGGGCGGATCGTGATCTTTGCGGGAGGAACCGGTAATCCATATTTTTCCACTGATACAGCAGCCGCCCTTCGGGCGATGGAGATCCACGCCGATGTAATTCTGAAGGGAACGAAGGTTGATGGGGTTTACAGTGACGATCCGGTCCGCAACAAAAATGCCAAGTTCTATCCAAAACTCCGCTATCTGGACGTCCTCAAGAAGAAGCTTGGGGTGATGGATTCAACCGCCATCTCCCTCTGCATGGATAATCACCTTCCGATCGTGGTTTTCAACCTGTTTCAAAAGGGAAATTTGCGTCGTGTGGTGCAAGGCGAAAAAATAGGAACCCTCGTCGGTTCCTGA
- the frr gene encoding ribosome recycling factor codes for MSSQKNLEEARVRMGKAIEALKGEFAKLRTGRASPNLLDHVVVDCYGSSMPLNQIASLSIPESRTIVITPWDKSTLSEIDKAIKKSDLGLNPINDGKVVRIGLPSPTEERRKELVKQAKKMAEEGRVAVRNVRREANEVAKKLQKGGKISEDELRKGEVEIQKLTDQFTSQVDQLLTHKEKEIMEI; via the coding sequence ATGTCTTCACAAAAAAATCTTGAAGAGGCGCGCGTCAGGATGGGCAAGGCGATTGAGGCGCTTAAGGGGGAGTTCGCAAAATTGAGGACCGGCCGGGCGTCGCCTAATCTGTTGGATCATGTCGTCGTTGATTGTTATGGCAGCTCTATGCCGCTGAACCAGATCGCTTCACTCTCCATCCCGGAAAGCAGGACGATCGTAATTACTCCGTGGGATAAATCAACGCTCTCAGAGATCGACAAGGCAATTAAAAAATCCGATTTAGGCTTGAACCCGATCAATGATGGAAAGGTGGTCCGGATCGGCTTGCCCTCTCCAACGGAAGAGAGGCGAAAGGAGCTTGTCAAGCAGGCGAAAAAGATGGCGGAGGAGGGGCGTGTTGCGGTTCGCAATGTCCGACGGGAGGCGAATGAGGTTGCGAAGAAGCTGCAAAAGGGCGGGAAGATCTCGGAGGATGAGCTTCGAAAGGGAGAGGTGGAAATCCAGAAGTTGACCGATCAGTTTACCAGTCAGGTCGATCAGCTGCTGACCCATAAAGAAAAAGAGATTATGGAAATTTGA